One genomic window of Fusarium fujikuroi IMI 58289 draft genome, chromosome FFUJ_chr01 includes the following:
- a CDS encoding related to nuM1, hnRNP protein produces the protein MAKRSKSLTASSKAVDPTLDALFASSAGPVQAPVKSRYSTLVEQKVREPPKPRVQLEEQDADDEVLSEISEELSFEEDGPSDEEEDVSDASEPEGESEDEQEEEEESSGEPMKDAPVELDDIIDATEDKSSKDRKRKRKNENDDLEGKYLDKLVAEEEAERAGKRQKNDALNKTEKAVAEDEDAGNDSDIPVHETLAKDNKSSDLEKAARTVFLANVSTEAINSKAAKKTLMAHLSSILDKDATPPQTIDSLRFRSVAFAGGSLPKRAAYITKSLMDATTKSANAYVVYSTSAAARKAAAELNGTQVLERHLRVDSVAHPSPTDHRRCVFVGNLGFVDDETVLNTNADGDTTEKKKNKTPSDVEEGLWRTFSTQGKVENVRVVRDSKTRDGNDVEAALLLDGKKFPPMLPRKLRVTRAKDPRKTALAQERARGKNIVPNGAAKSTKYKHKATPEEQSMAGRTSKLLGRSAAVQQRHKKRPSTQGASEDAQNIPYNIKGPEQFVFEGRRASAKDGTPKDLKLGKKGKGKGRSGRPQNRGARRAAEWKKKS, from the exons ATGGCAAAACG TTCAAAAAGCctgacagcttcttccaaggCGGTGGACCCCACCCTCGACGCTCTTTTTGCGTCCAGT GCTGGTCCTGTGCAGGCTCCCGTTAAGTCAAGATACTCGACGTTGGTGGAACAAAAGGTTCGGGAACCTCCCAAGCCAAGGGTGCAACTCGAAGAACAAGACGCCGACGATGAGGTCCTCTCTGAGATTAGCGAGGAGCTGAGCttcgaagaagatggcccatcagacgaggaagaggatgtgTCCGACGCTTCGGAGCCAGAGGGGGAGAGTGAAGACgagcaagaggaagaggaagaatcTTCAGGCGAGCCCATGAAGGATGCGCCAGTGGAGCTCGACGACATTATTGATGCGACAGAAGACAAGTCAAGCAAGGATCGGAaacgaaagagaaaaaaCGAAAACGACGATCTGGAGGGCAAATACTTGGACAAACTTGTTGcggaagaggaagctgagcGCGCCGGCAAGCGACAAAAGAACGACGCTCTGAATAAGACCGAAAAGGCTGTCgcggaggatgaggatgccgGCAACGACAGTGACATTCCCGTCCATGAGACCCTCGCCAAGGATAACAAATCGTCAGACCTCGAGAAGGCAGCGCGAACAGTCTTTCTCGCCAATGTGTCCACAGAAGCAATCAATTCCAAGGCCGCCAAGAAGACCCTCATGGCCCATCTGTCATCCATTCTGGATAAAGATGCCACTCCTCCACAAACTATCGATTCATTGCGTTTCCGTTCCGTTGCTTTCGCAGGTGGCTCTCTCCCTAAGCGAGCAGCTTACATTACTAAGAGCCTGATGGACGCGACGACCAAGTCCGCTAATGCATATGTCGTGTACTCAACCTCGGCGGCTGCTCGCAAAGCTGCCGCAGAACTCAATGGTACCCAAGTCCTTGAAAGGCACCTGAGAGTTGACAGCGTCGCCCACCCCAGTCCCACGGATCACCGCCGGTGTGTGTTTGTTGGCAACCTCGGGTttgttgacgatgagaccGTCTTGAACACCAACGCAGATGGTGACACTacggagaagaagaagaacaagacccCATCCGATGTCGAAGAAGGTCTTTGGCGAACGTTTAGCACCCAGGGCAAGGTTGAAAACGTCCGAGTAGTTCGAGATTCCAAGACTCGT GACGGCAACGATGTTGAGGCAGCCTTACTCCTTGATGGCAAGAAATTTCCTCCCATGTTGCCGCGTAAGTTGCGAGTCACTCGAGCCAAGGATCCTCGCAAGACAGCTCTCGCCCAGGAGCGAGCCAGGGGCAAGAATATCGTTCCTAATGGCGCCGCTAAGAGCACAAAATACAAGCACAAGGCTACACCTGAGGAGCAGTCCATGGCTGGACGTACaagcaagcttctcggccGCTCGGCCGCCGTGCAGCAACGCCACAAGAAGCGCCCCTCAACACAGGGCGCTTCCGAAGATGCTCAGAACATTCCGTACAATATCAAAGGACCTGAACAGTTCGTTTTTGAAGGCCGTCGTGCTTCAGCTAAGGACGGCACACCCAAAGATCTCAAACTTGGtaagaagggcaagggcaagggcaggTCCGGCAGGCCCCAAAACCGAGGCGCAAGGAGAGCTGccgagtggaagaagaagagctga
- a CDS encoding probable alpha-tubulin B, whose amino-acid sequence MKGEILHLHLGQAGTQLGNSAWELYLLEHGLGPDGRPDPNAPDIGDPGSFETFFTETSSGKHVPRSLFVDLDPSPIDEIRTGEYRNLFHPELLISGKEDAANNYARGHYTIGKEMVDNVIDRIRRVADNCQSLQGFLIFHSFGGGTGSGFGALLLERLSTEYGKKSKLEFAVYPAPRTSTAVVEPYNAVLSTHSTIENSDCTFLVDNEAVYDICRRNLDIPRPSYEHLNRLIAQVVSSITSSLRFDGALNVDLNEFQTNLVPYPRIHYPLISYAPVISSAKSEHESFKVQELTFQCFEPNNQMVVCDPRNGKYMAVALLYRGDVVPRDCNAAIAALKAKASFNLVEWCPTGFKLGINYQKPMAVPAAPEAGGLAPVKRSVSMLSNTTAIAEAWSRLDYKFDLMHSKRAFVHWYVGEGMEEGEFTEAREDLAALEKDYEEVAADSFEPEEELEY is encoded by the exons ATGAAGGGCGAG ATTCTTCACCTCCACCTGGGCCAGGCTGGTACCCAGCTCGGTAACTCTGCTTGGGAGCT CTACCTTCTCGAGCACGGTCTCGGCCCCGATGGTCGCCCCGACCCCAATGCTCCCGATATTGGTGACCCTGGCTCTTTCGAGACTTTCTTCACTGAGACCAGCAGCGGCAAGCATGTTCCTCGATCTCTCTTCGTCGATCTTGACCCCTCTCCTATTGACGAGATCCGAACTGGCGAATACCGTAACCTTTTCCACCCCGAGTTGTTGATCAGCGGCAAGGAGGATGCCGCCAACAACTATGCTCGTGGTCACTACACCATTGGCAAGGAGATGGTTGACAATGTCATTGACCGCATTCGTCGCGTCGCCG ACAACTGCCAGTCTCTTCAGGGTTTCCTGATCTTCCACTCCTTCGGTGGTGGTACCGGTTCTGGTTTCGGtgctcttctcctcgagCGTCTCTCTACCGAGTACGGCAAGAAGTCCAAGCTCGAGTTCGCCGTCTACCCTGCTCCCCGAACCTCGACTGCCGTCGTTGAGCCTTACAATGCTGTTCTCTCCACCCACAGCACCATTGAGAACTCTGACTGTACTTTCCTCGTCGATAACGAGGCTGTTTACGACATCTGCCGTCGCAACCTCGATATTCCTCGACCCTCGTACGAGCACCTAAACCGCCTCATTGCCCAGGTTGTCAGCTCCATCACATCCTCTCTCCGATTTGACGGTGCCCTCAACGTCGATCTCAACGAGTTCCAGACCAACTTGGTTCCCTACCCTCGAATTCACTACCCTCTCATCAGCTACGCCCCTGTCATCTCCTCTGCCAAGAGTGAGCATGAGAGCTTCAAGGTACAGGAGCTTACCTTCCAGT GCTTCGAGCCCAACAACCAGATGGTTGTCTGCGATCCCCGAAACGGCAAGTACATGGCTGTCGCTCTTCTGTACCGCGGTGATGTCGTTCCCCGCGACTGTAACGCCGCCATCGCCgccctcaaggccaaggcctcCTTCAACTTGGTCGAGTGGTGCCCCACTGGTTTCAAGCTCGGCATCAACTACCAGAAGCCCATGGCTGTCCCCGCCGCTCCTGAGGCTGGAGGTCTTGCCCCTGTCAAGCGATCCGTCTCTATGCTTTCCAACACCACCGCCATCGCTGAGGCTTGGTCCCGGCTCGACTACAAGTTCGACCTCATGCACAGCAAGCGTGCTTTCGTCCACTGGTACGTTGGTGAGGGTATGGAGGAAGGCGAGTTCACCGAGGCCCGAGAGGATCTCGCTGCTCTGGAGAAGGATTACGAGGAGGTTGCTGCCGACTCCTTCGAgcctgaggaggagctcgagTACTAG
- a CDS encoding related to UGA4-GABA permease-also involved in delta-aminolevulinate transport produces MASILDRDPDADKKMGPRNSIASDFAEDEVVHDFGYSPSYARVFRSLGTMSLTKAMASPMCGIFIAVSYQINYGGYWGLTWGWFIPSFLFLPWALTTAEFCSSMPVNGANYWWTAALAPPSIFRPLSFIAGMANIMNALTSIASFAWASPSSICTIIGLFTGWVPTNPIIFAVAIATCAAWFFTASIRMDKASLVFISSATLVLVSLACFVIGLPVAQETQSMPFTSAATVFGDYTNYIAPRSIINTYCLQAGMGMIFCTLLAFCITDMEAAASDPTGYAAFALLIERWGLKVAGAFLLIIFLSTSIGWGYALNYKLSYVSPRSNMPIYTTMFLTIGGMLMLCLGFSPIASETIYSLAIIAVMVLYALPMIFRVFDNGRWVLGPWNMGRFSKPVHVLGFLTVVYMMIMECFPPQATWTGAMLNYNWAVFLGAVVLSTLLWFSHGSPHYKGVNQEMLRAWREREHDRGLSQEGSGESRSETYIEGVKPQPFSSPKMSSSFFCQCTLLPNPLIAI; encoded by the exons ATGGCATCTATACTTGACAGAGACCCTGatgccgacaagaagatggGTCCCCGAAACTCCATAGCGTCCGACtttgctgaagatgaggttGTCCATGATTTTGGTTACAGCCCCTCATACGCCAGAGTCTTTCGTTCTCTGGGCACCATGTCGCTCACAAAGGCTATGGCCTC ACCCATGTGCGGCATCTTCATAGCTGTATCTTATCAGATCAACTATGGTGGCTATTGGGGACTGACTTG GGGCTGGTTTATCCCTTCATTCCTTTTCCTCCCGTGGGCTCTCACTACCGCAGAGTTCTGTTCATCGATGCCAGTCAATGGTGCCAATTATTGGTGGACAGCTGCACTCGCACCTCCGTCGATATTCCGTCCTCTGTCTTTCATCGCAGGCATGGCCAACATCATGAATGCCCTCACAAGCATTGCAAGTTTTGCTTGGGCATCGCCCAGCTCGATCTGCACCATCATAGGCCTCTTCACCGGCTGGGTACCGACCAATCCTATCATCTTTGCGGTCGCTATAGCTACCTGCGCTGCATGGTTTTTCACAGCATCTATTAGGATGGATAAAGCCAGCCTTGTTTTCATCTCCTCGG CAACCCTTGTTCTCGTCTCCTTGGCCTGTTTTGTCATTGGACTCCCCGTCGCCCAAGAGACCCAGAGTATGCCTTTTACTTCTGCCGCTACCGTCTTTGGAGACTACACCAACTACA TTGCACCTcgctccatcatcaacacgtATTGTCTACAAGCAGGCATGGGTATGATATTTTGCACCTTATTGGCTTTCTGTATTACCGACAtggaagcagcagcatctgACCCTAC CGGCTACGCTGCCTTTGCTCTTCTGATAGAGCGCTGGGGTCTCAAGGTCGCGGGAGCTTTCCTGCTCATTATCTTCCTAAGCACCTCCATCG GATGGGGGTATGCTCTTAACTATAAACTCTCATACGTCTCGCCCCGGAGCAATATGCCAATTTATACAACAATGTTTCTCACGATTGGTGGAATGCTTATGCTATGTCTGGGATTTTCTCCTATTGCCTCCGAGACCATATACTCCCTTGCTATCATTGCTGTCATGGTATTGTACGCACTACCCATGATATTCAGAGTCTTCGACAATGGACGATGGGTTCTGGGTCCGTGGAATATGGGCCGATTTAGCAAGCCCGTTCATGTCTTGGGTTTCTTGACGGTCGTCTATATGATGATAATGGAATGCTTCCCTCCTCAGGCAACTTGGACTGGAGCGATGCTGAACTATAATTGGGCTGTGTTCTTGGGTGCTGTAGTGCTCTCTACCCTCCTGTGGTTTTCTCATGGCTCCCCTCATTACAAGGGGGTTAACCAAGAAATGCTGAGGGCTTGGAGAGAGCGCGAGCATGACCGCGGTTTGAGCCAGGAAGGTTCTGGCGAATCCCGTAGCGAAACATACATTGAAGGAGTGAAGCCTCAGCCattctcatcgccaaagaTGAGCAGTTCATTTTTCTGTCAGTGTACTCTACTGCCTAATCCATTGATAGCTATCTAG
- a CDS encoding related to glutamate-1-semialdehyde 2,1-aminomutase; glutamate-1-semialdehyde aminotransferase: protein MSKESVFAVVYRSDVNAPIMTGTGVITDTVTNQSYDLKPGSLLWTTKGSRASFTKSKGFSTIYVEKRHGEDNFVAENPSSLATHQGAQETLAGENTGSAPRGDPFALCMEGGQGPYLYSVDKREYLDFVSDYSAAFYGHSNHTIGEAVKRALSTGFSLSSVTHKECHLGERIKRRFPSMERVRFCNSGTEASTYALATAMEFTGRTKDSEESAEGYFRSLVKLIYSYPRYWCLIMGTTAFILGTYNQIEANQKHISSDLAAIIVEPMLLAGGQIPATREILSFLRKTADVTGAVLIFDEAMTSHLHINGLQGFHKIMPDMTTLGKYIGGAQKLGHSGTFNNNVLTVSAALAAADLVTEDVIHRVNKLGDTIRNRISEICAEHHFSDLKIPGLGSTIGLQFLRVDRDLLMGLLFYHMVQHGIWIGRRGFLFLNMCHTEDHVERFLTAFQKFIEELK from the exons ATGTCAAAAGAATCAGTTTTCGCAGTAGTTTATAGATCAGATGTCAATGCACCGATCATGACTG GCACTGGCGTAATTACTGATACTGTCACAAACCAATCCTACGACTTGAAACCCGGAAGCCTCCTTTGGACTACAAAGGGCTCACGAGCCTCGTTCACAAAGTCGAAAGGCTTTTCAACCATTTatgttgagaagagacaCGGAGAAG ACAACTTCGTTGCAGAAAACCCTTCATCTCTAGCCACCCATCAAGGAGCTCAGGAGACTCTAGCTGGCGAAAACACGGGCTCGGCTCCTCGCGGAGACCCGTTTGCGCTTTGCATGGAGGGTGGACAGGGTCCTTATCTATACTCTGTCGACAAGAGAGAGTATCTGGACTTTGTATCTGATTATTCGGCAGCTTTCTACGGACACTCGAACCACACTATCGGCGAAGCCGTCAAAAGGGCCCTGTCTACTGGCTTCAGCCTGAGTAGTGTCACTCACAAAGAGTGTCATCTTGGCGAGCGTATCAAGAGAAGATTCCCAAGTATGGAGAGAGTTAGGTTCTGTAATTCCGGCACCGAAGCCAGCACCTACGCATTAGCTACAGCTATGGAATTTACCGGCAGAACAAAGGACAGTGAAGAGTCTGCGGAGGGCTATTTCCGAAGCCTTGTGAAActaatttattcttatcCTAGATACTGGTGTTTGATAATGGGCACCACAGC CTTCATTCTTGGTACCTACAACCAAATAGAGGCCAACCAGAAGCATATATCATCAGATCTAGCAGCTATTATTGTCGAACCGATGCTTTTAGCAGGCGGTCAGATTCCCGCTACTAGGGAGATTCTCTCCTTTCTGCGCAAAACGGCCGACGTAACTGGTGCCGTTTTGATATTCGATGAGGCTATGACATCTCACCTACATATCAACGGACTTCAAGGATTCCACAAGATTATGCCTGATATGACAACTCTTGGAAAATACATTGGAGG AGCCCAGAAACTGGGCCACTCTGGAACATTTAATAACAATGTTCTTACTGTTTCAGCTGCCCTGGCTGCAGCTGATCTGGTCACGGAGGACGTGATTCATCGCGTCAATAAACTCGGAGACACTATTCGAAACCGGATCTCAGAGATCTGTGCGGAGCATCACTTTTCTGACCTCAAAATTCCTGGTCTCGGAAGCACCATAGGACTACAGTTTCTTCGTGTCGATAGAGACCTGTTGATGGGGCTTTTATTCTATCACATGGTTCAGCATGGGATTTGGATCGGCCGCAgaggttttctttttctgaaTATGTGCCACACGGAGGATCATGTTGAGCGTTTTCTGACAGCATTTCAAAAGTTCATTGAGGAGTTGAAATAA